The Pieris brassicae chromosome 7, ilPieBrab1.1, whole genome shotgun sequence genome includes the window TAGATTGCTTTGAACACTaacagttttaaaagaaacaaattattctATGTGTGAAATTCCGAAACCTAGGTTTCAGCTATCTCAGTCTATTTGTATACTAACTGATAGGAAGAATGAAGTAAACAATACTGTAATAGAAAGTAATGAAGCGCAGGGAGAAGGAAACAATTATATGTTcctaatgtttattaatactataaaatataaataaaatagtagcCACGTGGGCAGAGCACTTGGTCGTGCGAGTGCCCTTGCGCGCGCGCAGCCTCCGGTCGTCGCTCGCAACCAGTCGGACCGCATGCGTCGCCCCTCTCCGCCCCGCCGCACACCTCCACCCCACAACGCTCCCTAATCAAACGCGATACAACTCAAATTCCATCAAAGCAATCAACCCGGCCATTGGGACACAGAGCTTTTAGCATATTTGGGCTCGCGTTTCATAGTGGACCATATCGGGCCGACTTAGGTCCGATTTTGGTGGGACGAGCCGAGGAAAGCACCTTAGCTACTGGGGAACGCATTGCTCAGTACGGACGGTTTAATTCGATCACTAGAACACGTGGGGCTTAGGAATTAGATCGGAAAATCGAGTTGAGCTGAAAATTTGTATCTTGAATCAAATCATTTGATTTTGCGCTTTTGGTAGACACGGCCAGTTTAGAACTGATTTCCTCTCATTACGAGGATTATCTGATGATCTATACATGATGTCACTAtacaatgttaataaattcatagtagtgtttaattttaattagcaaGATAAAAACTTGCTTTATTCATTGCTAAGCCACTacagttcaataaaaatatattacatcaATATATTAAGACCTCTGTCcgatctaaaaaaaaacactttatttatgcTTATTGCGAATGTAAAAAGCACAATTGTGTGATTAAAGTGACACAATCGaaatttatagaatatatgaagcctaacattaaaaaaaaaacataaatgtaaCAGTTAACGAAGTagcaagtaaattatattatgcaCCTAAGATTAGCGCCAACGCATAGCGATCGCCGGCGCAGGCGCACTATCTCTGTGTTATCAGAGAAAAGATAATATACGAGTACTATCGTCCATTTCATTTGCATTAATAATTTCCTGTCTCGATGTTTACTAGACAAGGTAATTAAAAGTctgatataaacaattatgtatAGCAATTAGCATAACAAACGCTGTGATGTTATAGGAatagaattaattatacaGCACATCTTTAAATACCTTAGAGGAGAGCTACGGCAttataattctttatattCAAAGTGCGTCTACTGAATAGGTCGAGTCGTACACGCAATATCTCATTATACCTAATAGGTGCCGGAGCCTATTCCTACGTTATGCGttgcattaattataaaaaggcAGTGTATACAATACTTTATAATGAGATCCCGTCAGTTCAAGGCGTTCTACCATCCTAGTGTCGCCAAACTTTAGAGGCGATTttagttaaacaaatattttttagaaaattcaacatgatattaaagtatttgttGACGTTTGTTAcgttaaatttactttattagaaatatagtattagaggagatataattatgttatgttcGATTATGCATaagattttgataattatttttattgttaaatggAGCCTTAAACTTTGCAAAGTATATTTCACATAGGctataaaagatttataaatatggtCACCCGATCTATACAACGATGGTACCTACAACCGCCTAGTAATCATGACATTAGCGTTCAAACACGTTTTTAGCGGCCGCGAATTGCGTTCTTATGAAAATGtcttcacaaaaacaaatacttgTACAAGAGTAAAAGGCCTACGATCCATTTTGTATTCAATGCACGTAAGCAATGACGATTATGTTGAAGTTAATCACTTGATTAGAACTTTTTACTTCATCTTACTCGATTTATTGCTACAAAAACGAGACATACTAATTGTTTTGCAATCTCTTAAGTAAGATAAATACtttatgtttctttataaatacctAACGATCTATGGGACCTCACAATAGGAACAAGCAGAAGCGAGcaatataaatagattaacCAGTAACAATATTGGTAACTAAATAAAagacacaaataatattgaataatgtaTTTGGAACAATCGCCTCTTACCAGATAGAATAACTTAGCTGTCCACTGtcacaaatacaaaatgtataataacttatatttatagataattataaCATCCGCCGTAGCACACATTCTCAGGAAACAAGGACTGACAACAAGTAGATATTGCAACAGATTGTGAAGGCAAAGGGCTACTTCGAGAGCGATAAACACAGGTTTATTCAAGTGTTTAGGGGTAAAACGCCTACTTGATCGGAAGCTAGACAACAAATTTACCTtctaaaacactttttacacATACGTTCATACactaaaattacacaaaaatcTGATTTGTTAATTAGTCCTTGTGTTCACAATGCACTAACCTACCATGACACCGCCGccattttacaattataacgATATTAAAATGTGGAATTTccatcttttattatataagtaaatatacaaGGGTGAGCcataaaaatagattaatttaTAGGAATCGatcaaattttactttttatataaaaaaagcgcCTAATTCTAAAGTACAAAATTGTGCctttcataattaaaacaaacgtCACGTcgcaatttgaattttataaaaatgccGCACCATAATAAATACATGCAAAATCAGTTTAgcgaagaaaatattaatatcaaatactAGAAAATATGTATCGACCGGCCACTTGGGCGTGGTTCGGCCGAAACCTGTGTTCCTCACGATTGCCCTGTCCCGTAACTTGACTGTACAAAACTCTATTGAAAACAGTCGATCCAAGGAAACAGAGGAAGGTGGCGGCGATGCTGAATACTTAACCTAGTGGCTGTAAATATGACTACATCACTTCTTGTTCCGACACTGCCGAGCCAGGACTCTTCGAATAAATGCTGCAAGaaaatatacacataaaaaaaactttaaaatgaaatatcattttgaatatttcaCAAAAACCAAAGTCAAATAGGCAATGATTCGATATGCCGGtacaaatagaattattaagaTCATACGTAGTCGGTCCGAAAGTTCTgtcataaatgaaaataatgataaaaacaaagGTACTAATCAGTTTTTAATGAGTGAgatatcaatttatatttatacaggCCATTAAGCGCCGCGGACAGTCGTCTATCGCAACAGGCACCATAATCATGTCGATTCCAGTAGCTGCTATTAAAGATGACTTCAGAGTACAGACTCTCCAAATTTTAATGGGATTTATCACACACCTTCCTCTCTAAGACCTGAAATTTTATAGTCCAAAGGATTGAGGTCCGGACTGGAGGAAGGTCTAATTAAGTCGATGTTCTGGCGCTCAAATTATCCTTGAATCGTCTTGGCGTTGTGTGCAGGCGCAGAGTTCTGCTGGAACACAAAGTGATGTCCCACAAATGGCCGATCCAAAATCGTCTCTTGGTACACTTTTGCGCTGGTTTTTCCTCCTTTTCGCTAAACTGAACCTCAGTTGGCCCGTAATAGGACACTCCCAACCAGACCATTAATGGATGATGTCCATGTTGCACCCTCGGAACATTATTGCCAGCTTCTTCAGAACTCCTAGCGTACAATGTATTATTCTGTTAATTGTGCTTCTCTTCAAAATCGAAATTTTTTTCTTCCTAAAGAGAATATCACGGTGTCGGTTTGTCGCGTACCACTTTAACAACATCCGCGATCTTTTAAGCCTTGTTGCTTTTAGACCAGCATTCTCTTTTTTTGTATGCTCGTAGACCGAGATCTTcattttaaaaccttttttactgttttcctACTGACACCCATCTGCAGAGCCATCAACTTCTGTTTTCAGACAGGCAATCTTGCTATCCGCGCCTCGATAGCCTTGATTACTGCTGGTGTTCTTGAGGAGTGGCCGGTCAGTTCTTTTCTTGTCCTCAATACTGGAGGCTTCATTGTACCTATCAATACAGGTACACAAACCTaagctttatattaaaaatttagagCAACTTAAAAGTGCCCTCAGCGGTGCAACGCAATAACAGCTGTTCggtttttctttcaatgtccaCTCGATCGTGAAAGATtacggaaagtgattgttttttgttttataacatttaaaaatagaattgaataaaatgaatgaaaatcatgttcgaaatttaaaaattctatcCAAAGTTCTGGCAAGGTGCCAGTGACAAAACTTTGGGCCAATTACGTGCTagcttttaacattaaaatagcCATATTtgtctaatataataatatatttagacaACAGTTGACTTTTGGAGACATATTAGGCCCTTACaaatgaaattggcgttttatatgggaggaacaaagagtaaatagaaaatatttaataaatcaaagtatgcacttttgccatcttataGATAGTTCATTGattgttggagcaaggtccggagTACGGTGGATGACTTCGAAGCTCCACTTATGTGGTAGCAGTCTGTTGTGCCGTATATGGTCTAGCGTTGACGTGAAACGGCAGTGGCCTACAGCGATTGACTAGCCTTGGTTTTTTAGTTGCTGCttttcccaatttgcttcatgTAATAACTTGACTAATACAGATTTATCACTAACGCCACAGTTTGCGATGAATCCGACCCCACAAAAGCCTCAAATTCTTCGTTTTCAACTTTGATATCCGGCCGTCCCGTGGCTTCTTCTCTTCTGCAGGtcttcttttttttctttttgcgTCACCGCCGCCATTCACATCATTAATCGTACGAGCCGTTTCAGCAGCACTGAAACGGTTCTCACGGTTCCACTCATACTCGTAAATAACGCGATATTTCATGTTTCATTTCAGtgatgattttataaatagaaaaaaaaattaaacaggaaaatgaaatgaataatggtttcgaaaaacaaatggACTAGTaaattgttgtaaaaaaattaatttgtaattccTAAGCGAAGAGAAACTATTCAAGGTCAAGGTGGCCAGTACGCCAAAACACCAATTTCTCATGAcctaatatatagtaaattttaacCTGGTGTTATTTCCTCGCTTGCAGTGCATTAGAAAGCCAATCCATCGCTTGATCCAATCCTTCTCCTCTCACGGCAGATGTCTTGAATATCTGGAAGGTTCTATCACGTAGAGCATCCAACCCTAATGCTTGATGCACCTCAGCTACAGTAAGACAGCCAGCCATATCCTGCTTGTTTGCTAATACTACCAGTATTGCATTTGATAACTCATCTTCCTGAAAGAGTCAAGTCAATGTTTTTGGATTtaagttaaactttatttcagTAGATTCTAATAAGTTATCAAGAAAATTGACAAAATGTTTCCATAAAAACCACAACCATaccacaaaatttatttatctattagaataaatatcataaatcgTAGAGGTCTTTGGTTTGCCTCCTTATggaatagtattttttttctaatgttcTATAtggttttatgtaatttattactaaaatatagttattgtgTAGGAATGCTTCTGAAGTTtctatattactttttaatttctaacttgtaaaaaagaagttttatatatatatatatatatatatatatatatatatatagatagccTACAGCTTTATAgctatcaataaatataagtatagtAAACCAATAggtatatgaaataatatagcCTATTATGTGAACATTTCTAAATACAGTGacttattatatacatgtaaATTGATTGCTACATGCAagagatataatattatattttgcttttgatttaattacttttataataggattaatttatatatgagtTGAAAGTTCCAAATAATTGTCAACAAATCACTCAGGTATTTAAGCTTATAAGTCGACTCAGTTGTCTATTACAAAGGCACCAGTTACCATTATCCTTACAGTTTTAAcctataaaactaatttaatgtaatgtaactaagatacagaaataggtaataaaaaacttactcTTAACATATGCACAAGTTCATCTTTCGAAATTCCTATTCTATCTCTATCTGCTGAATCGACAACATATATTATTGCATCTGTGTTACCATAGTAACACCGCCAATAGGGcctgaaattttattaattggaaCAATTAGAATAGGTCATAATTATGCACACaaggaaaaaaacaattaaatgacTTTCAACTGGCTCATAAAAAACGTATGTACAAACCTGATACTTGTTTGTCCTCCAAGATCCCAAACTTGAaacttaagatttttatatgttacttGCTCTACATTAAAGCCGATTGTCGGAATCGTAGTAACAACTTCGCCAACTTGTAATTTGTACAATATTGTCGTTTTTCCGGCACCGTCTAGACCGAGGATCAATATCCGCATTTCACGGGCCCCTAATAGTCCTCTAAAATAACTGAATAAACCAcctgtaatataatttcattgttttatGATACATATATCGCTAATTACCTGTAGTTATcagttaaattgtaaaatactcACCCATTTTAGGAGATTAGCCAAGACTAaggaaacattaaattttcaagagagaaaagataatttattactcCATGTACgtcttgttatatatatatttctttaagattgtaataattttaacagtatttaatttaataatacttatggtaaaaacataaaattgaaatttacaaCCAAATAATATTAGACGTGTAAGCAAATCGGCAGATTCAAAAGTCAAATATATTGtagtagataaaaatattatgaggcatagaataaaaactattcaatGATGACTAAATTCAGAAGTTTAGTAGTACGTTAAGTTTctaaataaagtgtttaaatctttaaaatgtaaattttgttaaaaattcactaatatgtatttatagatattacaCTTTTTAGcgaagttttaatatttctttggtTCTATAGAATGCACACATATTATGTTACATAAATTTACGTTATCTGTGGaaggtttataaaaattattgcagAGAAGTGCCATCTCACATTAGAATTAAACACTTCAGCTTTTCAACTAGACTTTAGTTATGTAAGTATAAAGTAGATGGCAGCAAccaaaaattcaatattatttattattatgttattaaaccacttcattttatttattagttcaCCTATACGCGTGTGCTATTGTTTGAAGTGGATAAAATTTGACTATGATCTATTTATGCATCCAAGCACGTGTGCTATATTTCGTAAATGCTTGTATGGTTCAAAAATGGGGAAGAAAACTGCAAAAATGCCTCGATGCGCAGCAATCTATTGTAATGATTATTACAAATCACAGTTTTCCTAAGGATTTACGCATAAAAGACTGGTAAAAATACTCTTGATTAGACGTTATTTCTAAGCTATAAACTCTTCGAGGTTATGTTCGGACCTATATATTGAATCCCATTATGAAGGCGTAAGCTCTTCTACAGGTTTGCATAAACTACTTACAAAGTCATATCAGATGAGTCTCTTACCCGTTTGTCCTGTCTAGGGTTgccagatttttttttcagccTATAAGGGTCAAATTCTTAAATAGGTATAAAAAACCGAAGTTTCGAAATAACAttcaacaaacaaacaacaaataaaattcaaaattatatttttccgaTGAGCAAGTAATTCTATAAGAatcaatatgaatataatCGTAATTAGAAACGATCATCAACtcgctttttattaaattaggtttacatttattttttacatcagTCTTATGAAAAAACCCTTTCCAAGAAACAGTTTGAGCTAGGTATACTAAAAATGAAGGATAAATAAACCCTTTGATGgcttttttctaaattttaaacgcTCTTCCAATGGGCGTTTTCTGATTATTTGGAATTcttgataataatttcttcCATCTTTATTAAATCCAAAATAAAtccatatttatttcttttatctcaaaagttttagtttattttagatttaaagtttaaaaagagTACCTTGGagattattttctaaaaaatcaTATCGTGACAACAGATAGCTCGTAAAATTGTTGTAGAATTGTAGAAAATAGTGTTTTAGTAATTCGTTTGCCTCAGCAGTTAATCAAcgcattatttaatttaagtttttaaagatttagtaataaaaaaaccgAGTCAGTCCGACGGGACATTTTAAACTTAGCCTAAAACACGGGACATTAGGCAACTCTAGTCCTTCCTGccccaaaaaaataaataagttgcTTGCTTTTTTATAACCAAAATTCCAACATAAGGAACAGTTTGAATATTGACGCATTACTATACATAACCTAGGTGAacataaccttttttttttgtttcacttatagaaattattaaaaaaaataagttacaaACACATAAGTTTGACTTTGAGAGATGATTTACTAATTTTTTGCCTCATAGTTTTcctaataatttaatctaCTCGATTTATTATTGTTCTGTTTATACATTTCCGAAACTTTTTCGATTGCGAAAAGCTGTACTTGTAAGGCGAATCttgttttctattatatttagataaatattcTATGGATGAAGGAAGGAGCTGCCCTTCCTGAGAGCAAAAGTCTAACTACCGACTAGCCAATTTGTTACTGGGTATTTTATAAGGTATCTTGTGgagtgatataaatattagctAATGTTCcagtaatttttaagtttattacttAGAAACGTATTGAATTATAAAGGTATCCTCGATATTATATCAAACTATTTTAACAATCGTAAAATGAATTTAGTTATATGTGACTACGCCAGGAATTTCAGTGGTTtccgttgagagaaggccAAGAATGCGTTCCTTTTGATTATAGTTGATATTAAATAAGGAATTCATGGCGCCTGATATGTGTTTAGGGCAAGATATAGCTTTTGTAAATTGCTTTAAATTTGATGGCTGAGGCAAATATGTAAAGTATACTGATTCTTCTCATCATCACATGGGTTCAATAGTTTCAGAAATCATAACTCCTAAACACACAATTTCCTTCAACTTATGAGTGAATTCCAAGCCAACTACGCAAACaacttttttgtttctaaacATTTCTGTTCAAGACTAcgagattatttaaattccaCCTTTTATGTGGAACTATGCGAATCCCGCTTGAATTTCGACATGACAAGTTCCTATTAGGCCCTTAACAATTTCGGGTGTGAGGTTGAAATCTCCATATAGGGCTATTTTCCAGAAGACAAGTGTACAAGTTTTTTTGGAGCCTATAATTTCTAATTGACACGCCTATGAGAAGCGATTATTTGGTCGGTAACGATGACGTAGCAAAAGGTTGATTAAAAGAGACGCACTATCACCATGAATAGCCGTCAAAAAGATACCGATTCACGTGGGCATGACTCAATGTTTACTGTGCGCATTTTATGCCACTTTTTACAGTTTTCAACGTGCGTTTCTGAGAGATGTATCTTTAGGCTCGTTGTGACGTTTGAGCTGTGACGAGATTGTGTCGTAAGACTCCACCGTTTTTAGGCAAATGTGGGCCGGAAAACTTAACGGAACTAACCAAGGTTAGTTAGTTGTTTGATCGTGGCTTAACGTAATAGATAAAGCGGTAAAGggctatgtttattttatgaatggaGGATTTAACACACCCGTGTTTGCACACGGTACATCTGCTAAGATTTAATCAGTTTTTAGAAGTTGTGTTTGAAATTCAAatggtttaaattaataaaagtgcgtaattaattaaaatgaagcTTCAATGTTCATGCCTTTGTCtaatatgataaattaattgttatgtaaatttgaattgtttatgttttgtaTGAAAGTAGCGTAAAATCGTCTGTGTATAGAATAAGTAAGAAGACAACATACTGGGTCAATGTCCAAAAAAGGGAAATCTTGGTTTCCGCGCGTCACTAACCGGCGCGAGCGCAcgtagtcaatttattttgggCACGATCTACCCGAATTAGTTCAGccgtatacatttattatgcTAAAAAGTAAACATACAGTTTAATTTTGCCCCCGTTCTGAAATACAGCGAGCTAGTTGAACGGTTACGCATGCGCGTGGGCTCCCGTGGCAGATTCATGCCCGCATTGTTTGTTTGCGTTGCGGGATTCAGGCATGTTTGTTTTCTAAGAGTCGATTTAGTGAATATTCACTACGATCGCTGACAGACTTGTTATTCTCCAAATTTCTGAGTGCATTCATTTGCGATCTGAATTAgattttattcgtttttttCATCGAAAATTGCACTTCCAATTGATAAACATATTGGGCTTTCGAAGTgtgaaattttatatagaaaaataattaataagaccAATTCATCAATTGAATACAGTCTTGGATTAAATTAtagtagaattatttattttttgtaataataagaaGTTAGGCTTaagtcaattaattaatagtcATTTAATCTGCAAGTATAACGTGGCTAGGTAAATATGAATTATCCTTACAATTGTGACAGAATCTAATTGTGCTATGGTTATAGCCATCATAAAAACTATTCAcagattctttattttttagaacttatattttataatacttagtAACACAATTTACAACTAATACTTATatgaagaaatataaattaaacaattgcaataatataattttagattcCCACAAATTAtcttatacaaattgtttcttATTAATTAGCGTACAACGTCCTGATCCCGTAAGCCCGTATTTTTCGAATATTTGTGAAGTTAGTCAGTGAGCAGCACCAGAGCCGAATTCCTGATGAGTAAGTAATTACCCGTAAGTCGTTATTGAAACAATTTCGGGTATCGCCCACGACGCATGAACAAACAGCctctacatatttattatattcaaacatTCGCCAAAATAATCAACgctttacaataattttaactgtCATCTTTTATGTCCGAAATACTTCGCTGAACAGGAAGTGATCTAAATACCCTAAAGTGGAGATATTGTATTGCGTTCAAGACTTACATTTTTTACTGTAAAAAAAGGCAATAAAAATACCTACTACCTATATatgtctttattataaatttcataatgactatataaagaaatgaattatttatgtcATCAAGGTTTTCtaggaataattaatattcttgtGAAATACTCGTCTCCAGTCAGGCAAGTAGCCGTTAATTACAGAAAAAATCTAGGAAAATTAATAGTTGTAACCACAGCTAATAGGTGCATTGTTTGCTTTTTGCCATGTTAACACAGTACAGCGGTATTTTACCGAAGGTTGTGGGTTTATTCGCCAGCTAGTAAAAATCCTAGAATTTAATCTTGCATCCGCGGGAGACAAATTATATAGATCTCAATGTTCCTGTATGAGTTTTTTCAAAATCGGCACTTTATGTCTGACATACGTCGAGGTCGGTGGAAGTTTCCTTTAACATTTGAGCGAGTGTAAACTCCTCATATAGACAAAAAAATCCATTGCAGCATAGTCTTTTGGTAGACAATGACAAGGCGAGACGAACTAGTGATTCTGATTACTGGCTATGGGTCCTCCAATTACCGTGTAAACCccaatttatttgtttatataaaacctcataaaaacattatacatataaaacagcGGAAAAAgatttccttttaatttaaattaggaaAATCCCAtagtataatattgtatattataattacttataacATTTGTGATAAAGTTAGATAGACCTGTTAATTGGTTTATCGGTAAATTCTTGAATACTTTTGTGCATTCATTCCTTATAATATTCATTCATTCTCATTCAGTTCAGGTTGAAAACTGAATATTTTAGTACCGAAATTCCATCAATTCCTAAATTTAAAGTTCAAGATGTTTATAGAAAAGGGCAATAAATATAGTCTAGTGGTTTTTTCCTACTAAGATAACATGCGCACACAAAATCAGGTCTCATGGACCAACACTAATACTATACCATAGTTTGTATATTACTCatgtatataattagtaaGGTAGGTCAAGATTTTCCTCTTAGTCGTCGAAACAACAATTATACCTTCATTTCTTTACGAAAGGTAAATTGACTagtcaatgttttttttttaaataaaaatcgtaaTGTAGTAATTACAATTACCTAGTCATCAGCTGAGGAATAACCCCTGACACAATTTGAGCAAAAACCGACATTAGCACGCGCCGGATCTACTCCTATCGCGGAGATGATCTTTTACACGATAAAGATACCTTCATACTGAGACGAACGAGATATATATCAGCTAAATCTTTCTggaatattgataaaaaattgcTATAGGAATGGAGTTTGTAAATCAAGTCAGGTCAGGAGCCTCCTGCTTGTTTGTTCTCGCCTTCCCTgttctacaaaaaataataataatatttttatagcaaaggaaaaatacatgttaaacaatgt containing:
- the LOC123712328 gene encoding ADP-ribosylation factor-like protein 1, whose translation is MGGLFSYFRGLLGAREMRILILGLDGAGKTTILYKLQVGEVVTTIPTIGFNVEQVTYKNLKFQVWDLGGQTSIRPYWRCYYGNTDAIIYVVDSADRDRIGISKDELVHMLREDELSNAILVVLANKQDMAGCLTVAEVHQALGLDALRDRTFQIFKTSAVRGEGLDQAMDWLSNALQARK